The stretch of DNA GACGGCACGGCGACTATCTCGGACACCGAGGGATCGACGACCACCGGCACCGACCAGTCGGCGTCCGTTGACACGGGCGAGCCGGTGCTGTTCGTCGCCTCGGCACACTCCCGGAAGGTGCCGAACAACGAGCACCTCGACCCCGACGTGAGGCGCGCGTCGATCATCAGCGAGGTCGGCTCCCACTCCAGTACGCTCGGGGTGAACGCCCGGCCGACGACGTTCCAGCGCACCGCCGTCGACGGGCTCGCGCCGGACATCAGCAACGACCCGATCGAGGTGATCTCCGGTCAAGCCTCGCTCCCGCTCGCGTACGGGCTCCCGCGGGACGAGGGGCTGATCCTCCCCTACGCGATCCCGGAGTACGACGGCGATCGGCTTCCGGAACACGACCGACTGCCGAACGTCCGCCCCGGGGATCTGGTCCCGGACGAGCTCACCGTCGATTCGTACGGCGAACTCGCGAGCCCCCCTGCGGACATCCCGGAACGCGAGGGCGACGTGGCGTTCGTCCCGGACACCCGTGCGGACGCCAGCGCCGACGCCGATGCGCGGTACGAGCTGGTCGACGCCGAGGAGCTCCGCCACATTGACGCGTTCACCGGCCCGCAGCTGAGCTTCAGCTTCACCGTCCCGGAGTTCGTCGAGAACGCGATCTCGGGCCACATCACGACCGTCGGCGTGCCGTGGGAACAGCCCCGATTCGACAACCCGGCGACCGACATCAGCGACCCCCAACACCGGGCGGCGCTGGCCGACCGCTACGAGCCGATCGAGGCCGGGGGCGACGTGAGCCGCATCCTCGGGGCGGTCCGGGAGGCGACCGGTGCCGACGACGCCCCGGGGAGCAACGGCGTCGCGCTGCTCACGCCCTCGATCGAAACCGTCGCACTGCTGGAGAGCGATCCCGAAGCCGTCCCCTCGTTCTCGGGCGTACTCGCCGTGGAGGACCCCGAGGAGGGTGAGCACCAACTCACCGTCAACGGCGCGGGAATGGCCCCCTACAGCGAGAAACTGACCCACGAGGGCGGTACGACTCGCGCCGGGGTCGACGGCGCGATCCCGATGAGCGCCAACGAGGACGCCGTGAAGATCCGCGGGGAGAGCGCCGAAGGGACCACCCTCGAATCAGTCGCGCTCGACGACGACTTCGCCGGCACGGTGTACGACGGCCGCCCGCCGGGGGAGGGCGGGCGGTTCGGCATCTACGTCCACCGCGAAGGCGCCTACACCGCCGAGATCCGGGACGACTCGGGTGGGCGAGGGGCGCGCCGGGTCAACCCCGACGCCGACGACGAGGCGATCGACCTCCCCGAGATCGAGACGGGGAAGGCGGCGCTGACCAATTTCCTGCTCCGGTTCCTCGTCGAGACGCGGCTGCAGGCCGCAGCACTGCGGGACGACGAGAATATCGACGACGTGCCCACCGGGCAGAACATCGACGACGAGCGGGTGGCGAGCGTCGTCGCGACCGCACGGGAGAACGCCGGAGATCTCGTCGACGGGATCGATGACGCGGTCGAGAGCCTGCTCGACGAGGCGGACGAGACGGACGCCGATGACAACGGGAACGAGGGCAACGGCGGACCCGGGGGCGGTGTCGCCGGCATCGTTCGGCGCGTCGACGCCGCAGTTCTGGTCGCCGTCGCCGCCCGGGCGGCCGCTCGCGACGACCGCCCGGACGACGCCGACCGTCGGCTGGAGTCGCTCCGGACGCGGCTCTCCACCGTCGACGAGTCCGTCGAGGGTGAGGGACTCCCGGGCGAACTGGCGTCGTTCGTGACCCGTCGAACGGCGAGCGTTCGGTCGCGGATCGACGCGGCGATCGAGGCTGACGTGGAGACGGCGTCGTAGCCGGGGGGTGGGTTCGGGGCGCCGTCGGGCCGGAAAACGGGCGCCGTCGCCGGGATCGGGACCGTCCCCGAGTGAGACAGCCTTTTTGCTCCCTGCCGCCAAACCCGAGTATGGACTCGGCGGTACTGCTGAACCTCCTGGGCAACGAGAACCGCCGGCGCATCCTGCGGTTGCTCTCGCATAAGTCCTGTTACGTCACGGAGATCAGCGAGTACCTCGGCGTGAGCCCGAAAGCCGTCATCGACCACCTGCGGAAGCTGGAGGAGGCCGGGCTGGTCGAGAGCCACACCGACGACCAGCGGCGGAAGTACTTCCACATCGCCCGCGCGGTCCGGCTGGAGGTGAGCGTCTCGCCGCACAGCTTCGGCGCCAAGAGCGCCTACCCCGCCAGCCGCGGCCTCGACATGACCGGTCGCTGCTCGCATCTGGATATCGACATCGACGACCGGCCCGAGGGCGACGGGCTGGAGGGGCTAGCCAAGGAGTTCGATCGCCTCCAGAGCCTCGAACGCGAGCTCTCGCTGGCCCAGCGCTGGGTCGACGGCCGGCTGAACGAGGTGCTCGACCGGCTCAACGGTCACATCGGCGCCGAGGCGGACTCGCGGTTCTACGCCGCGGTGCTGTCGGCGGTCGTCACGACCGACGGGTCGCTCCGGGCGATCGCGGAGGCGGTCGACGCCGACACGGCCGCCGTCGAGGACGGGCTGGAGCAGCTGACCGAACGCGGGCTGCTGCGGGAGGTCGACGAAGCGGGCGAGTGGGAGTTGGCTTAGACGTTCCCGTTGAGGAGGTTCCGACAGCAACAGGTTCGGGGTGTTTTCCTTCGATGGGTGTTCCGACAGCAACAGCAGGTCGATCGTAGACCACTTGTAACCGCACCGCACAGCCCTCAATCCTCCCCGGCCGACTCGTTCCTTCGCTACCGCTCAGTCACTCGTCCTCCGAGGGAGCGGAACTCCCTCGTGCCCTCGCTCGGTTCACTCACGAGGACCTCGCGCGCTCGTTCGCCCACGGAGGGGCTCTCGTCGCGCGCCGACCGCCGCGGCGGTGCGGTAGCGGTGGACGCCGCGCGGCCGTCGACGAGAGCGAAGCTCTCGTCTGCCAATCAGAAATCTCCGATTTCTGATGACGGCACCGGTCGCCGGCCCGCGGGGGAGGGGTGGGGACTCGGCGCACTGCGGTCGCAAGCAGTCTCGCGTCGAGATGCTGTTGCTGTGGCGGTCGCTGTCCCAGAAGTCAACAAATCGAGCTACTCTTGCCGCCGAGATCGAGCGTCGATACGAAACACCCTCGCTTCAGAAAAGTACGAACACGACGACCCGAGAGTCAGCTCCGAACGAGACTCGCGCCGTCGAACTCCGTCCGGGTGAAGTCGAGCTGCATCAGGTCGAGGATCGTCGGCGCGATGTCGAGCAGGTCGCTGTCCTCGATGTCCGCATCGGGCGTGTCGATGAACAACGAGGCGTTGTCGAAGCTGTGCATCCCGTTCCGGGGGCCGTCGGCGAACACGTCGGTGCCGCCGGTGAAGCCGGCCTTGAGGTCGAACCCGTGGTTGGGGATGGCCACCAGATCCGGCGCGATGTCGTCGTGGTCGCCGCGGAACGCCTGCTCCTTCTCGACGACGCGCTCACAGACTTTCTGCCCGTCGGGCCCTTCGAGCGCTTCGAGTTCTGCCTTGAGCTCGTCGCGGACCTCGTCGTACTCTTCCTCGGGGACGCTCCCGCGGGGCTCGCGGTCCTCGAGGTTGATGTAGAACCGGCCCGGGATCAGCGAGTACGCCCGCGTGTCGTCGGCGAGATCACCGAGCTCGTCGTGGTCGTCGTCCTGGTAGGAGAGCCAGCCCTCCTGCTCCAGCCACTCGTTGAGGTGGACCTCGTAGTCGAGGCTGGTGAACCCGTGGTCGGAGGCGACGACCAGCGTGGCGTCGTCGGGGAGGTCCTCGCGGATCTTCCCGATGTACTCGTCGACCTGCCGGTAGAACTCCATGAACGCCTCCTTCTCGGGCCCGTCGCGCTCGTAGTCCTCGAACAGGAAGTGGTTCACCCGGTCGGTCGTCATGAACACGCCGAAGAACAGGTCCCAGTCGTCTTGATCGAGGTAGTGTTTGAACGCCTCGTAGCGCTTATCGAGCGTCGCGTGGGCGTCGTCCATGAACGCCGACTTGTCGTCGTGGCCCTGCTTCACGTCGGCGTCGATCTTGTAGTCGATCGACTGGAGGTACTCCGCGAGCTCGTCGGGGTAGGCGGCCTTCTCGACCGAGGGCGAGAGAAAGCCCGACACCATGCGCTGGACGTTGCGCTGGGGCGGGAACGTCACGGGGACGTTCAGCACCGTCGCGTCGCGGCCGTCGTTGGCGACGCGGTCCCAGAGCCGCGTCGCCTGCACGTCTCGGCCCATCGGGACGTACGTGTCGTACGTGCCGATCTCGCGGTCTTGGAAGCCGTAGACGCCGGTCTCGCCGGGATTGACGCCCGTCGTGAGCGACGGCCAGCAGGCGCTCGACTCTGGCGGGACGATGCTGTCGATCGGACCGGCGCTCCCCTCCTCGGCGAGCGCGGCGAAGTTCGGGAACTCGTCGGGGTGGTCGTCCAGCAGACTGAACGGTACGCCGTCGATACCGAGAAAGACGACCCGGGGATCGCCCTCGCCCCGGAGTCGGTCGAACAGTCCCATAGGTGGTCGTACCGCCGAGCACCTTAAGAACCTTCCCTCTACGGAGCGTTTCCGGCCCGCGGTCGATCGCTCGACGACGTCGATACCGGGGGTGGCAGACATCGGCGCCGAAAGTGTGTCGGCATCGACGCCGGTGGTGTGACATGGGGGCACAAGATTTATCTAGTAGTGTGACATACTGTGACATGCATGGCGACGTCAGAGCAGCACTCCGCCGACGAACTGTTCGACGAGTTCCTCGAAGATCGCGGGCACGACACACGGGGATGGGAGGAGTCCTATAACAAGAAACAGTGTCCGGACTGCGGCGGCCTTCACGAGTCCAACGCGGTGGAGTGTTCGGTCTGTGGCTGGCGCCCCTGAGTCACTGACGCGCCCTCTTCGCCTTTCTCGCGAACCCACTCCCTTATGGGGGATGGGCCCGTGTAGCCTCCAATGACCGAGACGGACGCGCACGTCACACGCCTGTTCGGCGGCCCCGGGAGCGGGAAGACGACGGCCCTCCTCGATCGGGTCGAGGGGCTGTTGGAGGACGAGGACGTCACCGTTCGGGACGTTCTCGTGGTCTCTTACACCCGTGCGGCCGCCGCGGAGATCCGCGAGCGCTTGGCCGAACGGCTCGACACGTCGCCGCGGGCGCTGCAGGGGAACGTCTGTACGATGCACGCGAAGGCGTACGAACTGCTCGACCTCTCGCGGGGCGACGTGGTCGGCGAGAGCGACAAGGAGGAGTTCTGTGAGGAGTACGGCGTCGAGTACGAGGACGAGAAATCGGGCGCCGGCCGGCGGACCGCCCGGTCGACGACGCTGGGTAACAAGGTGATCGCAACCTCCCAGTGGCTCCAGCGTACCGACCGCGACGTCGCGGACTGGTACGACGTGCCGTTCAAGTGGGATGTGGAGGAGGTCCGCCTCCCGCCGGACATCGACCCCAACGCACAGGAGGGAAACAAGTACACGCCGACGTGGCCCTCGGACGACGACCGCCTCGACGTGCCCGAGGCGATCCGCGGCTGGCGCAACTACAAGGGCGAGAACAGCGTCATCGGCTTCGCCGACATGCTCGAACGCGTCGCCCAGCGCTCGCTCCAGCCCAACGTCGACTACCTGATCATCGACGAGTTCCAGGACATCACGACGCTACAGTCCAAGGTGTACGAGGAGTGGAAACCCCACCTGGAGAAGGCGCTGATCGCCGGCGACGACGACCAGGTCGTGTACGCGTGGCAGGGCGCCGACCCCGACCTGCTGCTCGACGAGGACGTCGACGAGGACGTGGTGCTCCCCAACTCCTACCGCCTCCCCTCCCGCGTGCTCAACGTCGTCAACAAAGAGATCCGCCACATCGACAAGCGACAGGAGAAGGATCTCCGACCGCGGAAGGAGGGCGGCGCCGTGGAGGCTGCGGAGTCGCCGTCGATGCTCGAACTCGTCCGGAACGTCCGGCACACGATCGAGCAGGAGAACGCCCGCGAGGACGGCGACGGGAGCGTGATGCTGCTGTTCCGGGCCCGCTACCAGATGTTCGACTTCGTCGACGAGTTCATCGACGAGGGGATGCCCTTCTCCTCGCTGACCGACCAGCGGCTCTGGACCGACCGGCTGACCGACTACGTGCGGGCGATCGAGGCCGTCGACGCCGGCGAACGTCTCACCGCGCTCCAGGCTCGCCGGCTGGCGGATATACTCCAGGAGTCTGCCTTCGGCAGCGGCGACCGCGACGACCTCTACGACCTCATCGACGAGGTCGAGGAGCAGTCCGCGGAGGACGACCTCGCGGAGATCCCGGTCGCGCCCGACGCCGTCGAGGACGCGGTGCCGTTCATGCCCGGTCCGCGAAGCGCCGCGGACATGGCCCGGAAGATCACTTCGTTCCAGCGCAAGTCGATGAAGGCGTACTTCGAGGGCGACTACCGGAAGATGGACCCCGACCGCGTCCGCGTCGGCACGATCCACTCCGCGAAGGGCCGCGAGGCCGACCACGTGTTCGTCGCGACCGACCTCACCGAGAAGGTGGTCGAGCAGATGGCCGCCCAGGCCGACCAGCAGGGGCTCGAAACGCCGGGTGAGGAGGAGTTCACCAAGACGACTGACCCCGTACCGGTCCTCACTGACAACGAGCGCCGCGTGTTCTACGTCGGGATGTCCCGGGCACGCGAGCGGCTCGTCCTGATGGAGAACCTCGTCACCGGCGCGCCGACGCTGCCGATCAGCGTGGTGCTGTTCAACGAGCTCAGAGACGAGCCGCCGTCGGAGCTGATCGACGAGGTACAGGAGTCCCTGGAGGCGCCCGAACCGGAGCCGTGACGCCGGCGCTCGCGCCCGGAGCCCCCGACGTTTCTCCGGACCACCCCCCCGCTCCCGGAACTGACCTATCGCCGATCGCAGCGGCGGTCGAGGAGGCCGACGCCGCCGGGTTCGTCGCCGTCGGCGACCGCTTCGACGACGACGTGCGGTACCTCTCACGGTTCGTCGGCCCGGACCGGGCGTACGCCGTCGTCGTGACGCCGGACCGGGCCGCACTGACCGCGCCGGCGCTGTTCGACGAGCAGGCCGAACGGGAGTTCGTCCGCGGCGCTCCCGACGACGGGATCGCCCGCGAGATTCGGACGGAGAAACAGCGCGGTCCCGCGGGCGTCCGCGCAGCCGCCGCGGTCGACGACCTCGCTCCCGCCGCCGCCGACTCGACGGTTCTCACTCCGGCGAGCATCCCACACGACGCCGCGCTCTACCTCGAAAACGCCGGCTACGAGCTCCGGTCCACGACTGCCGTCGCCGACGCCCGTGAACGGAAGACCGAGGCCGAACTCGCTTGCCTCCGCCGAGTACAGGCAGTCACCTGCCGCGGCATGGCCCGCGCCGAAGCGGTCCTCGCGGCCGCCGAACCAGACGGCGACGATCTGCTGTTCGAGGGCGACCCGCTCACGACCGAACGCCTGCGCCGTGAGGTCGACGCGGAGATGGCGCGTCACGGTGTTCGGAGCGCGGAAAACACGGTTGTCGGCGCCGGTTCGACCGCCGCGGATCTCCACTACACCGGGAGCGACCACGTCGCCCCGGGCGAGACGGTGCTGCTCGATATCTCCCCGCGCGGCCCGCACGGCTACTACGGCGACCTCACCCGGACGTTCGCCGTCGCAAGCGAGGGCGGCTGGGAACGCCGCGCGTTCGTCGCGGTCGAGCAGGCACACGAGACCGCCCTCGAACACGTCGAAGCGGGCGTGACGGCCGGAACGGTCCACGAGGAGGCCGCCGCCGAACTCACCGCCCACGGCTTCCGTATCGACTCGGACGAGGTCGGTCTCACCCACGGCGTGGGACACGGCGTCGGCGTCAGCCTCCACGAGGGGCCATCACTGCG from Halolamina sediminis encodes:
- a CDS encoding M24 family metallopeptidase, encoding MTPALAPGAPDVSPDHPPAPGTDLSPIAAAVEEADAAGFVAVGDRFDDDVRYLSRFVGPDRAYAVVVTPDRAALTAPALFDEQAEREFVRGAPDDGIAREIRTEKQRGPAGVRAAAAVDDLAPAAADSTVLTPASIPHDAALYLENAGYELRSTTAVADARERKTEAELACLRRVQAVTCRGMARAEAVLAAAEPDGDDLLFEGDPLTTERLRREVDAEMARHGVRSAENTVVGAGSTAADLHYTGSDHVAPGETVLLDISPRGPHGYYGDLTRTFAVASEGGWERRAFVAVEQAHETALEHVEAGVTAGTVHEEAAAELTAHGFRIDSDEVGLTHGVGHGVGVSLHEGPSLRVETPLEPGNVITIEPGVYDPEIGGVRIEDLVAVTENGYERLATYPVRFTPTSPE
- a CDS encoding alkaline phosphatase family protein translates to MGLFDRLRGEGDPRVVFLGIDGVPFSLLDDHPDEFPNFAALAEEGSAGPIDSIVPPESSACWPSLTTGVNPGETGVYGFQDREIGTYDTYVPMGRDVQATRLWDRVANDGRDATVLNVPVTFPPQRNVQRMVSGFLSPSVEKAAYPDELAEYLQSIDYKIDADVKQGHDDKSAFMDDAHATLDKRYEAFKHYLDQDDWDLFFGVFMTTDRVNHFLFEDYERDGPEKEAFMEFYRQVDEYIGKIREDLPDDATLVVASDHGFTSLDYEVHLNEWLEQEGWLSYQDDDHDELGDLADDTRAYSLIPGRFYINLEDREPRGSVPEEEYDEVRDELKAELEALEGPDGQKVCERVVEKEQAFRGDHDDIAPDLVAIPNHGFDLKAGFTGGTDVFADGPRNGMHSFDNASLFIDTPDADIEDSDLLDIAPTILDLMQLDFTRTEFDGASLVRS
- a CDS encoding HVO_0416 family zinc finger protein; its protein translation is MATSEQHSADELFDEFLEDRGHDTRGWEESYNKKQCPDCGGLHESNAVECSVCGWRP
- a CDS encoding UvrD-helicase domain-containing protein; its protein translation is MTETDAHVTRLFGGPGSGKTTALLDRVEGLLEDEDVTVRDVLVVSYTRAAAAEIRERLAERLDTSPRALQGNVCTMHAKAYELLDLSRGDVVGESDKEEFCEEYGVEYEDEKSGAGRRTARSTTLGNKVIATSQWLQRTDRDVADWYDVPFKWDVEEVRLPPDIDPNAQEGNKYTPTWPSDDDRLDVPEAIRGWRNYKGENSVIGFADMLERVAQRSLQPNVDYLIIDEFQDITTLQSKVYEEWKPHLEKALIAGDDDQVVYAWQGADPDLLLDEDVDEDVVLPNSYRLPSRVLNVVNKEIRHIDKRQEKDLRPRKEGGAVEAAESPSMLELVRNVRHTIEQENAREDGDGSVMLLFRARYQMFDFVDEFIDEGMPFSSLTDQRLWTDRLTDYVRAIEAVDAGERLTALQARRLADILQESAFGSGDRDDLYDLIDEVEEQSAEDDLAEIPVAPDAVEDAVPFMPGPRSAADMARKITSFQRKSMKAYFEGDYRKMDPDRVRVGTIHSAKGREADHVFVATDLTEKVVEQMAAQADQQGLETPGEEEFTKTTDPVPVLTDNERRVFYVGMSRARERLVLMENLVTGAPTLPISVVLFNELRDEPPSELIDEVQESLEAPEPEP
- a CDS encoding ArsR/SmtB family transcription factor; the protein is MDSAVLLNLLGNENRRRILRLLSHKSCYVTEISEYLGVSPKAVIDHLRKLEEAGLVESHTDDQRRKYFHIARAVRLEVSVSPHSFGAKSAYPASRGLDMTGRCSHLDIDIDDRPEGDGLEGLAKEFDRLQSLERELSLAQRWVDGRLNEVLDRLNGHIGAEADSRFYAAVLSAVVTTDGSLRAIAEAVDADTAAVEDGLEQLTERGLLREVDEAGEWELA